The proteins below come from a single Triticum aestivum cultivar Chinese Spring chromosome 5D, IWGSC CS RefSeq v2.1, whole genome shotgun sequence genomic window:
- the LOC123124960 gene encoding 7-deoxyloganetin glucosyltransferase-like, whose product MATVAAAGSSVEKRHAVFFPFPAQGHVKPALQLAKLLHRCHGFQVTFVHTEHNRRRLLRSRGPGALDGVPGFRFAAVPDGLPPSEADASQDMAALLSTTEALVPPFRSLVSGLLPPASCVISDVEHILYASKDMGLPCVTFWTSSAFAFMACQQCQRLVDMGIVPLKGAEQLRNGHLDDTVLDWVPGMPKDIRLRDFPSLIRTTDPDDAMLKMLLRSMACHRTTPSAVIFHTFDEIDREAMAAMSTILPPIYAVGPLPLLLDQVAGNGSDSAVDTLESNLSRENHACLEWLNGKRPNSVLYVSFGSVATLKSDQLVEFAWGLANSKKDFLWVIRNDQVINGDDDPAAAAVLPPEFLEETKARSHVTSWCPQEAVLRHEATGAFLTHCGWNSVLESIGAGVPMLCWPFGADQYTNARYVCSEWRVGIEIGGDVKRDDVEAAIQEVIDGGDKGEEMKRMAMQWKEKATAAALTGGPSWVNLEKVVDEVLVVHPSKISDTEL is encoded by the exons ATGGCGACCGTGGCAGCTGCAGGATCGTCGGTGGAGAAGCGTCACGCCGTGTTCTTCCCTTTCCCGGCGCAGGGCCACGTGAAGCCGGCGCTCCAGCTGGCCAAGCTCCTCCACCGTTGCCATGGCTTCCAGGTCACCTTCGTCCACACGGAGCacaaccgccgccgcctcctccgctcgCGCGGCCCCGGCGCGCTGGACGGGGTCCCCGGGTTCCGCTTCGCCGCCGTCCCGGACGGCCTGCCCCCGTCCGAGGCGGACGCGTCGCAGGACATGGCTGCCCTGCTGTCCACCACGGAGGCCCTGGTCCCGCCCTTCCGGAGCCTCGTCTCCGGCCTCCTCCCGCCGGCGTCCTGCGTCATCTCCGACGTCGAGCACATCCTGTACGCGTCCAAGGACATGGGTCTTCCCTGCGTCACCTTCTGGACGTCCAGCGCGTTCGCCTTCATGGCCTGCCAGCAGTGCCAGCGGCTTGTCGACATGGGCATTGTCCCCCTCAAAG GGGCTGAGCAGCTAAGGAATGGACACCTGGACGACACGGTCCTGGACTGGGTGCCGGGGATGCCCAAAGACATCCGCCTCAGAGACTTCCCGAGCTTAATCCGCACCACGGACCCCGACGACGCCATGCTCAAAATGCTCTTGCGCTCAATGGCGTGCCACAGGACCACTCCGTCCGCCGTCATCTTCCACACCTTCGACGAGATCGATCGCGAGGCCATGGCGGCCATGTCCACCATCCTGCCGCCGATCTACGCCGTCGGGCCATTGCCGCTCCTCCTCGATCAAGTCGCTGGCAATGGCAGTGATAGTGCGGTTGACACGCTGGAATCAAACCTGTCCAGGGAGAACCACGCCTGCCTAGAGTGGCTGAATGGCAAGCGGCCAAACTCGGTGCTCTACGTGAGCTTCGGGAGCGTCGCAACGCTGAAGAGCGACCAGCTGGTGGAGTTCGCGTGGGGTCTGGCCAACAGCAAGAAGGACTTCCTGTGGGTGATCAGAAACGATCAAGTGATCAACGGCGACGACGACCCCGCTGCTGCGGCCGTGCTGCCACCGGAGTTCCTGGAGGAGACGAAGGCGAGGAGCCACGTGACGAGCTGGTGCCCGCAGGAAGCGGTGCTCCGGCACGAGGCGACGGGCGCGTTCCTGacgcactgcgggtggaactcCGTCCTGGAGAGCATCGGCGCCGGGGTGCCGATGCTGTGCTGGCCCTTCGGCGCCGACCAGTACACGAACGCGAGGTACGTTTGCTCCGAGTGGCGCGTCGGCATAGAGATCGGCGGCGATGTCAAGAGGGACGACGTGGAGGCGGCCATCCAGGAGGTGATAGATGGAGGAGACAAGGGAGAAGAGATGAAGAGAATGGCCATGCAATGGAAGGAGAAGGCTACCGCGGCtgcactgacgggtgggccctctTGGGTGAATCTGGAGAAGGTGGTCGATGAGGTGCTTGTTGTGCATCCTAGCAAGATTAGTGATACGGAATTATGA